A stretch of the Mycolicibacterium celeriflavum genome encodes the following:
- the recB gene encoding exodeoxyribonuclease V subunit beta has product MEPFDLLGPLPSERSTTVLEASAGTGKTFALAGLVTRYLAEGVATLDQMLLITFSRAATQELRDRVRRQIVDAVATFIDPSSVDENEIIGYLLDGTSDQLAERERNLRDALAAFDAATIATTHQFCQLVLKSLGVAGDTDSGVTLVESLEELVTEIVDDLYLHHFGREKDNPLLTYPDALKLAKAVVEQPATELRPKDPEPDSRAEVCVRFAKDVLAELEIRKRRKGILGYDDLLSRLADALEVDGSAAQLRMHQRWPIVMVDEFQDTDPVQWRVIDRAFTGRSTLILIGDPKQAIYAFRGGDIVTYLSAASKADVQKTLATNWRSDEALVNRLQAVLRGAQLGHEKIVVHDVAAKHTGSRLVGAPCGDPFRLRVVRRDTFGRSGTRDILIDQLRTHIPRDLAIDIGALLTSDATFDGRPLGAADIAVIVENHRDARVCYRALCDAGIPAVYTGDSDIFTSDAAADWLALLEAFDQPHRPGIVRAAGATMFFGETAESLVAGGDKLTDRIAETLREWAGHARERGVAAIFEAAQLAGMADRVLSWRNGERQMTDLAHMTQLLQEAAHREHFTLPALRDWLRAQRDERSGAAERFRRLDNDAAAVQVMTVFVAKGLQFPVVYLPFAFNRHVWEPELVLYHEGDTRCLHIGGDDSPDFHAVSKAGREEDASDDSRLMYVAMTRAQSQLVAWWAPSRDEPNGGLSRLLRGRRPGESGVPDVVPPAKVSDDDAMARFKEWEAVGGPVIEESVLRPKVARPQQPGTGDFEARHFHRTIDTAWRRTSYSGLIRAAEATPVSSEPEVVELDDEVAEIPVATTAAAGADVPSPMADLPTGAKFGTLVHAVLETADPFATDLAGELEAQIREHSVWWPVDVEAGVLAAAMVPMHDTPLGPLADGRTLRQIGLSDRMREVDFEFPLAGGDLRVSAPDVRLAHVGELLRQHLPSDDPLSSYADRLTGAGLGAQSLKGYLSGSVDAVLRISDGAGGRYLVVDYKTNWLGDPNRPLTAADYSRPRLAEAMLHSDYPLQALLYSVVLHRFLRWRLPGYAPEQHLGGVLYLFLRGMCGPDTPVTDGQPAGVFGWHPPAALITALSDLLDAGRVAA; this is encoded by the coding sequence ATGGAACCGTTCGACCTGTTGGGGCCGTTGCCATCCGAACGTTCCACCACCGTGCTGGAGGCCAGCGCGGGCACCGGTAAGACGTTCGCGTTGGCCGGGCTGGTCACCCGCTATCTCGCCGAGGGGGTCGCGACCCTGGACCAGATGCTGCTGATCACGTTCAGCCGCGCGGCCACCCAGGAACTGCGCGACCGGGTGAGGCGTCAGATCGTCGATGCCGTAGCGACTTTCATCGATCCGTCGAGCGTCGATGAGAACGAGATCATCGGGTACCTGCTCGACGGCACCTCCGACCAACTCGCCGAACGCGAACGCAACCTGCGCGACGCGTTGGCCGCCTTCGACGCCGCGACCATCGCCACCACACACCAGTTCTGCCAGCTGGTCCTCAAGTCGCTGGGCGTGGCGGGCGACACCGACTCCGGTGTCACGCTCGTCGAAAGCCTCGAAGAACTGGTCACCGAGATCGTCGACGACCTCTACCTGCACCACTTCGGCCGCGAGAAGGACAATCCGCTACTGACCTACCCCGACGCGCTGAAACTCGCCAAGGCAGTCGTCGAGCAACCCGCAACCGAGCTGCGGCCGAAAGACCCAGAACCGGATTCGCGCGCGGAGGTGTGCGTCCGCTTCGCCAAAGATGTTCTCGCCGAACTGGAGATCCGCAAACGGCGCAAGGGCATTCTCGGCTACGACGACCTGCTCAGCCGGCTCGCCGACGCGCTGGAGGTCGACGGCTCGGCCGCGCAACTGCGCATGCACCAACGCTGGCCGATCGTCATGGTCGACGAGTTCCAGGACACCGACCCCGTGCAGTGGCGGGTGATCGACCGCGCGTTCACCGGACGCTCGACACTGATCCTGATCGGCGACCCCAAGCAGGCCATCTACGCGTTCCGCGGCGGCGACATCGTCACGTACCTGAGCGCCGCGTCGAAGGCCGACGTGCAGAAGACGTTGGCCACCAACTGGCGCAGCGACGAAGCGCTGGTTAACCGGCTGCAGGCGGTGCTGCGCGGCGCGCAACTGGGCCACGAGAAGATCGTGGTGCACGACGTGGCCGCCAAGCACACGGGGTCGCGGCTGGTGGGCGCGCCGTGCGGCGATCCGTTCCGGCTGCGCGTGGTGCGTCGGGACACGTTCGGTCGCAGCGGCACTCGTGACATTCTCATCGACCAGCTGCGCACTCACATTCCCCGCGACCTGGCGATTGACATCGGCGCCCTGCTGACCTCGGACGCCACGTTCGACGGCCGTCCACTCGGGGCCGCCGACATCGCGGTCATCGTGGAGAACCACCGCGATGCCCGGGTCTGCTATCGGGCGCTGTGCGACGCGGGCATCCCCGCGGTCTACACCGGCGACTCCGACATCTTCACCTCCGACGCCGCAGCGGACTGGTTGGCGCTGCTCGAGGCCTTCGACCAACCGCACCGGCCCGGCATCGTGCGCGCGGCAGGCGCGACGATGTTCTTCGGCGAGACCGCCGAGTCGTTGGTCGCCGGCGGCGACAAGTTGACCGACCGCATCGCAGAGACGTTGCGCGAGTGGGCCGGTCACGCCCGTGAGCGTGGTGTCGCGGCGATCTTCGAGGCCGCGCAGCTCGCCGGCATGGCCGACCGGGTGTTGTCGTGGCGCAACGGTGAGCGCCAGATGACCGACCTCGCCCACATGACCCAGCTGCTGCAGGAAGCCGCGCACCGCGAGCACTTCACGCTGCCCGCGCTGCGGGACTGGCTACGGGCCCAGCGCGACGAGCGCAGCGGCGCGGCCGAACGCTTCCGCCGCCTCGACAACGACGCCGCGGCCGTGCAGGTGATGACGGTGTTCGTCGCCAAGGGCCTGCAGTTCCCGGTCGTCTATCTACCGTTCGCGTTCAACCGCCACGTCTGGGAGCCCGAACTCGTGCTGTACCACGAGGGTGACACGAGGTGCCTGCACATCGGTGGTGACGACAGCCCCGACTTCCACGCGGTGTCGAAGGCGGGACGGGAAGAGGACGCCAGCGACGACAGCCGCCTGATGTATGTCGCGATGACCAGGGCGCAGTCGCAGCTGGTCGCCTGGTGGGCGCCGTCGCGCGACGAACCGAACGGCGGCCTGTCGCGGCTGCTTCGCGGCCGGCGACCCGGTGAGAGCGGGGTGCCGGATGTCGTTCCTCCGGCGAAGGTTTCCGACGACGACGCGATGGCGCGGTTCAAGGAGTGGGAAGCCGTCGGCGGGCCGGTGATCGAGGAATCGGTGCTGCGTCCGAAGGTTGCGCGTCCGCAGCAGCCCGGCACCGGCGACTTCGAGGCCCGGCACTTTCACCGCACCATCGACACGGCGTGGCGCCGGACCTCCTACAGCGGGTTGATCCGCGCGGCCGAGGCGACGCCGGTCAGCAGCGAGCCCGAAGTGGTCGAGCTCGACGACGAGGTCGCCGAGATTCCGGTGGCGACGACCGCAGCGGCCGGTGCCGACGTGCCGTCACCGATGGCCGACCTGCCGACCGGTGCGAAGTTCGGCACGTTGGTGCACGCGGTGCTCGAGACGGCCGATCCGTTCGCCACCGACCTCGCCGGGGAATTGGAAGCGCAGATCCGCGAGCACTCGGTGTGGTGGCCGGTCGACGTCGAGGCCGGCGTCTTGGCGGCGGCGATGGTGCCGATGCACGACACCCCGCTCGGGCCGCTCGCCGACGGCAGGACGCTGCGGCAGATCGGACTGTCGGACCGGATGCGGGAGGTGGACTTCGAATTCCCGTTGGCCGGCGGCGATCTGCGCGTGTCGGCACCCGACGTCCGGCTGGCGCACGTCGGCGAACTGCTGCGGCAGCATCTGCCGTCGGACGACCCGCTGAGCTCGTATGCGGACCGGCTGACCGGAGCGGGGCTCGGCGCGCAGTCGCTGAAGGGTTACCTGTCGGGATCGGTGGATGCGGTGCTGCGCATTTCCGACGGGGCTGGCGGGCGCTACCTCGTCGTCGACTACAAGACCAACTGGCTCGGCGACCCCAACCGGCCGTTGACGGCGGCGGATTACTCCCGGCCGCGGCTGGCCGAGGCGATGCTGCATTCGGATTACCCGCTGCAGGCCCTGCTGTACAGCGTTGTGCTGCATCGCTTCCTGCGCTGGCGGTTGCCCGGATACGCACCCGAGCAGCATCTGGGTGGCGTGCTGTATCTGTTCCTGCGCGGGATGTGCGGACCGGACACCCCGGTGACCGACGGCCAGCCCGCAGGGGTGTTCGGCTGGCACCCTCCGGCAGCGCTGATCACCGCGCTGTCGGATCTGCTCGACGCCGGCAGGGTCGCGGCGTGA
- the recD gene encoding exodeoxyribonuclease V subunit alpha — protein sequence MTAVEWRRAISATGLLRTFTDAEVLDASDVHVAQRLCELAKAPDDRVALAVALLVRALRNGSVCLDLRTVEQQVGLDGLPWPAADDWLGAIAAHPLTGRPPALHIDGDVLYLDRYWLEEQQVCDDIGAMLVARPAQPAPHLDRLFPAGFEEQRAAAKLALSQGLTVLTGGPGTGKTTTVARLLALLASGTRLRIALAAPTGKAAARLQEAVQLEVDKLPAADREALAGLHATTMHRLLGSRPDTSARFRHHRGNRLPHDVIVVDETSMVSLTMMARLLEAVRPDARLILVGDPDQLASVEAGAVLADLVDGLGDGRIAELKTSHRFGESIGRLATAIRTGDADTVVEVLRAGGEHIEWVDTQEPSERLRKVLVPLAVELHRAAILGDDEAALAILNEHRLLCAHRRGPFGVRYWNHQVERWLAEMTGEPIWSAWYPGRPVLVTANDYGLNLYNGDTGVTVLRDGVLRAVVAGTERLEFATSRLADVDTMHAMTIHKSQGSQAGEVTVLLPPEDSRLLSRELFYTAVTRAKKKIRVVGPEASVRAAVQRRAVRASGLARRLRDA from the coding sequence GTGACCGCCGTGGAGTGGCGGCGGGCTATCAGCGCCACCGGTCTGCTGCGCACCTTCACCGACGCCGAAGTCCTCGATGCATCGGATGTGCATGTCGCACAACGGCTCTGCGAGCTCGCCAAGGCGCCTGACGATCGGGTGGCGCTCGCGGTCGCGCTGCTGGTACGCGCCCTTCGCAACGGGTCGGTGTGCCTGGACCTGCGAACCGTCGAACAGCAGGTCGGCCTCGACGGGCTGCCGTGGCCCGCTGCCGACGACTGGCTCGGCGCCATCGCCGCGCACCCGCTGACCGGCCGGCCGCCGGCGCTACACATCGACGGGGATGTGCTGTATCTCGACCGGTACTGGCTCGAAGAGCAGCAGGTGTGCGACGACATCGGTGCGATGCTCGTCGCCAGGCCGGCCCAACCCGCGCCGCATCTCGACCGGCTCTTTCCGGCGGGCTTCGAAGAGCAGCGCGCCGCAGCGAAACTGGCGCTGTCGCAAGGTCTGACGGTGCTCACCGGCGGTCCGGGCACGGGCAAGACCACCACGGTCGCGCGGCTGCTGGCGCTGCTCGCAAGCGGAACACGGCTGCGGATCGCGTTGGCGGCGCCGACCGGAAAAGCTGCGGCGCGGCTACAGGAGGCGGTGCAGCTGGAGGTGGACAAGCTGCCGGCGGCCGACCGTGAAGCGCTGGCCGGCTTGCACGCGACGACCATGCACCGGCTGCTCGGCAGCCGCCCGGACACGTCGGCGCGGTTCCGGCACCACCGCGGTAATCGGTTGCCGCACGACGTGATCGTCGTCGACGAGACATCGATGGTGTCGCTGACGATGATGGCGCGGCTGCTGGAAGCCGTGCGCCCCGACGCCCGGCTCATCCTGGTCGGCGACCCGGACCAGTTGGCGTCGGTGGAGGCGGGTGCGGTGCTTGCCGATCTGGTCGACGGGCTCGGCGACGGACGCATCGCCGAGTTGAAGACGTCGCACCGGTTCGGCGAGTCGATCGGTCGGCTGGCCACCGCGATCCGCACGGGCGACGCCGACACCGTCGTCGAGGTGCTGCGCGCCGGCGGCGAACACATCGAGTGGGTCGATACCCAGGAGCCGTCGGAGCGCCTTCGGAAGGTGTTGGTGCCGTTGGCGGTTGAGCTGCACCGGGCGGCGATCCTCGGTGACGACGAAGCGGCGCTGGCCATCCTGAACGAGCACCGGCTGTTGTGCGCGCATCGCCGCGGCCCGTTCGGGGTGCGGTACTGGAATCACCAGGTGGAGCGGTGGCTGGCAGAGATGACCGGCGAGCCGATCTGGTCGGCGTGGTACCCGGGGCGACCGGTGTTGGTGACCGCGAACGACTACGGGCTAAATCTGTACAACGGCGACACCGGCGTAACGGTGCTCCGCGACGGAGTGCTACGGGCGGTCGTCGCGGGAACGGAGCGGCTCGAGTTCGCGACGAGCCGACTCGCCGACGTGGACACCATGCATGCGATGACGATTCACAAATCGCAGGGCAGCCAGGCCGGCGAAGTCACGGTCCTGCTGCCGCCGGAGGACTCGCGACTGCTCAGCCGCGAGTTGTTCTACACCGCCGTGACCCGGGCGAAGAAGAAGATCCGGGTGGTCGGCCCGGAGGCGTCGGTGCGGGCCGCCGTGCAACGACGGGCGGTTCG